One window of Chryseobacterium sp. JJR-5R genomic DNA carries:
- a CDS encoding DUF2797 domain-containing protein → MQFQGQILKMTCFNDEPIQYYLNLSGDLIHMNELFGKDLTIKHTGFQCVNCQQDRPVYRMGFCKNCFFESPYASGTIIRPELSTAHLGIAERDLEVEKHIQLQPHTVYLAYTGEVKVGVTRNTQIPTRWIDQGATFALPIARTENRYEAGMIEVALKQYVPDKTSWKKMLKDDLEDDVDLADFQQKIREYFPEDFRKFYSEGENLWKFDYPFEKPEKVTSFTLDKRPEFTGKLIGIKGQYLSFDGGEFINVRGHEGYVIELTI, encoded by the coding sequence ATGCAGTTTCAGGGACAAATTTTAAAAATGACATGCTTCAATGATGAGCCGATCCAGTATTATCTTAACCTTTCAGGGGATCTGATCCATATGAATGAGCTGTTCGGGAAAGACCTCACAATAAAGCATACCGGATTCCAGTGTGTAAACTGCCAGCAGGACAGGCCGGTCTACAGGATGGGGTTCTGCAAAAACTGTTTTTTCGAAAGTCCTTATGCAAGCGGTACGATCATCCGTCCCGAACTCTCCACGGCACATCTCGGAATTGCAGAACGTGACCTGGAAGTGGAAAAACACATTCAATTGCAGCCGCATACCGTTTATCTGGCCTATACGGGGGAAGTGAAAGTAGGCGTTACCAGAAATACGCAGATCCCTACACGGTGGATTGATCAGGGCGCGACTTTTGCTCTGCCTATCGCGAGAACGGAAAACCGGTATGAAGCAGGCATGATAGAAGTGGCTCTTAAACAGTATGTTCCTGATAAAACAAGCTGGAAGAAAATGCTTAAGGATGATCTGGAAGACGATGTAGACCTGGCGGATTTTCAACAGAAAATAAGGGAATATTTTCCTGAAGATTTCCGGAAATTCTACAGTGAAGGCGAAAATCTCTGGAAATTTGACTATCCTTTTGAGAAACCTGAAAAAGTAACATCATTTACCCTGGATAAGAGGCCTGAATTTACAGGAAAACTGATCGGAATCAAAGGACAGTATCTTAGCTTCGACGGCGGGGAATTTATCAATGTAAGAGGACATGAAGGTTATGTAATTGAATTGACAATATAA
- the secA gene encoding preprotein translocase subunit SecA produces the protein MSFLNKVLKGFLGDKKAQDLKEVKKVVTKIKAVEPDIQQLSDDGLREKTAEFKENIKSATGKITAQIEQIQEQIKNSENVDEKEALFSKIESLKKESYEVEEKVLLQILPEVFALVKETARRWAQNGEIRIKASDWDRKLAAAGKDFIEIQGDTAIWKNSWNAAGTPVVWDMVHYDVQFIGGVILHSGKIAEMATGEGKTLVGTLPIFLNALPGRGVHVVTVNDYLAKRDSAWMGPLYQFHGMSIDCIDNHQPNSDGRRSAYNSDITYGTNNEFGFDYLRDNMVTSPSELVQRELNFAIVDEVDSVLVDDARTPLIISGPVPQGDRQEFDVLKPSIDRIVEVQRKTVSAIFNEAKKLIAAGKNKEGGFKLLQAYRGLPKNRQLIKFLSESGNRALLQKTEAQYMQDNNRDMPIVDKDLYFVIEEKNNQVDLTDKGVEYMSQGNEDNNFFVLPDIGTEIAEVEAKNLSKEEEFEAKEQLFADFAEKSERVHTMSQLLKAYTLFEKDDEYVVIDGEVKIVDEQTGRIMEGRRYSDGLHQAIEAKENVKIEAATQTFATVTLQNYFRMYNKLAGMTGTAETEAGELWEIYKLDVVVIPTNRVILRDDKQDLVFKTNREKYNAVIEEIEKLTAARRPVLVGTTSVEISQLLSKALQLRKIPHQVLNAKLHKKEAEIVAGAGQPGVVTIATNMAGRGTDIKLTKEVKEAGGLAIIGTERHDSRRVDRQLRGRAGRQGDPGSSQFYVSLEDNLMRLFGSERIAKMMDRMGHKEGEVIQHSMISKSIERAQKKVEENNFGTRKRLLEYDDVMNKQRDVIYKRRKNALFGDHLKYDITNMIFDVANSIVTKGKATGNYKDFEFEVIKHFTMASPVSENDFGNKTVQDLTNILFKAAQEDYQMKLNLLKEKSFPIIENVYQNQGSMFKMIQVPFTDGHKTMTIVTDLKEAYESQCESLINDFEKNITLSIIDENWKLHLREMDDLRKSSQGAVYEQKDPLVIYKQESFHLFSEMIDKLNKEIISFLYKGEIPA, from the coding sequence ATGAGTTTTTTAAACAAAGTTCTAAAAGGGTTTTTGGGAGACAAGAAAGCGCAGGACCTAAAAGAAGTAAAAAAAGTTGTAACAAAAATCAAAGCTGTTGAACCTGATATCCAGCAATTGTCTGATGACGGTTTGAGAGAGAAGACTGCTGAGTTTAAAGAAAATATCAAATCTGCAACCGGTAAAATCACAGCTCAGATAGAACAGATCCAGGAGCAGATAAAAAATTCAGAAAACGTTGACGAAAAAGAAGCGCTTTTCTCTAAAATTGAATCTCTTAAAAAAGAATCATATGAAGTTGAAGAAAAAGTCCTTCTTCAGATCCTTCCTGAAGTTTTCGCTTTGGTAAAGGAAACGGCAAGAAGATGGGCACAAAACGGAGAAATCCGCATTAAGGCAAGCGACTGGGACAGAAAACTGGCCGCTGCCGGAAAAGACTTCATTGAAATCCAGGGAGATACTGCCATCTGGAAAAACTCATGGAATGCTGCCGGAACGCCGGTAGTATGGGATATGGTGCATTATGATGTACAGTTTATCGGAGGAGTGATCCTTCACAGCGGTAAAATTGCTGAAATGGCAACCGGTGAAGGTAAAACCTTAGTGGGTACCTTACCCATTTTCCTGAATGCACTTCCGGGAAGAGGCGTCCACGTAGTAACGGTAAACGACTATCTGGCAAAAAGGGACTCCGCATGGATGGGACCCTTGTACCAGTTCCACGGTATGTCCATTGACTGTATCGATAACCACCAGCCGAATTCAGACGGAAGAAGAAGCGCGTACAATTCAGATATTACCTATGGAACCAACAATGAATTCGGGTTCGATTACCTGAGGGATAATATGGTGACCTCACCTTCCGAACTAGTACAGAGAGAACTGAACTTTGCCATCGTGGATGAGGTCGATTCCGTATTGGTGGATGACGCCAGGACCCCGTTGATTATTTCCGGGCCGGTTCCTCAGGGAGACCGGCAGGAATTCGATGTTCTTAAGCCTTCCATCGACAGGATTGTTGAGGTACAGAGAAAAACCGTTTCTGCCATTTTCAACGAAGCTAAAAAATTGATTGCTGCAGGAAAGAATAAAGAAGGAGGGTTCAAACTGCTTCAGGCATACAGAGGCCTTCCTAAAAACAGACAGCTGATTAAATTTTTGTCAGAGAGCGGAAACCGTGCATTGCTTCAGAAAACCGAAGCACAGTATATGCAGGACAACAACCGTGATATGCCGATTGTAGACAAAGACCTCTATTTCGTCATTGAAGAAAAAAACAACCAGGTAGACCTTACAGATAAAGGGGTTGAATATATGTCCCAGGGAAATGAAGACAACAATTTCTTCGTTCTTCCGGATATCGGGACAGAAATAGCAGAAGTTGAAGCTAAAAATTTATCTAAGGAAGAAGAATTTGAAGCTAAAGAACAGCTTTTTGCCGACTTTGCCGAAAAATCCGAGAGGGTTCACACCATGAGCCAGCTGCTGAAGGCTTATACATTATTTGAAAAAGATGATGAATATGTGGTTATTGACGGCGAAGTGAAAATCGTTGATGAACAGACCGGCCGTATTATGGAAGGCAGACGATATTCAGACGGTCTCCACCAGGCAATCGAAGCGAAAGAAAACGTGAAAATCGAAGCGGCAACGCAGACGTTTGCAACGGTAACGCTCCAGAACTATTTCCGTATGTACAACAAACTTGCGGGGATGACCGGTACTGCCGAAACGGAGGCCGGCGAACTTTGGGAGATCTACAAACTGGATGTTGTGGTAATCCCGACCAACCGTGTAATTTTAAGAGACGACAAGCAGGATTTGGTTTTTAAAACCAACAGAGAAAAATATAACGCGGTAATTGAAGAAATTGAAAAATTAACAGCTGCAAGGAGACCTGTACTGGTAGGTACAACATCTGTTGAAATCTCTCAGTTATTATCAAAAGCATTACAGTTAAGAAAAATCCCACACCAGGTACTGAACGCGAAACTCCACAAAAAGGAAGCGGAAATTGTGGCAGGAGCCGGACAGCCGGGCGTGGTAACCATTGCTACCAACATGGCGGGCCGTGGTACGGATATCAAGCTGACCAAAGAAGTAAAAGAAGCCGGAGGTTTAGCCATCATCGGTACAGAAAGGCATGATTCTAGGCGTGTTGACAGACAGCTGAGAGGTAGAGCGGGACGTCAGGGAGATCCGGGAAGCTCACAGTTCTATGTTTCCCTGGAAGACAACCTGATGCGTCTTTTCGGTTCTGAAAGAATTGCAAAAATGATGGACAGAATGGGCCACAAGGAAGGTGAAGTCATTCAGCATTCCATGATCAGCAAATCGATTGAAAGAGCTCAGAAGAAAGTGGAGGAAAATAACTTCGGAACCAGAAAAAGGCTTCTGGAATATGATGACGTAATGAACAAACAGCGTGACGTTATCTACAAGAGAAGAAAGAATGCCCTGTTCGGAGACCACCTGAAATATGATATTACGAATATGATTTTCGATGTTGCGAATTCTATCGTAACCAAAGGAAAAGCAACAGGAAACTATAAGGATTTTGAATTTGAAGTCATCAAACACTTCACCATGGCTTCCCCTGTTTCTGAAAATGATTTCGGTAACAAGACCGTTCAGGACCTTACCAATATCCTGTTCAAGGCAGCTCAGGAAGATTATCAGATGAAGCTGAACTTACTGAAAGAAAAATCATTCCCGATTATTGAAAATGTATACCAGAACCAGGGATCCATGTTTAAAATGATCCAGGTTCCGTTTACAGACGGGCACAAAACAATGACAATTGTTACTGATCTTAAAGAAGCATACGAATCCCAGTGTGAAAGCCTGATCAACGATTTTGAAAAGAACATCACCTTATCGATCATCGATGAAAACTGGAAGCTTCACCTTCGTGAAATGGACGACCTGAGAAAATCTTCCCAAGGTGCTGTGTACGAGCAGAAAGACCCGCTTGTCATTTACAAGCAGGAATCTTTCCACCTGTTCAGCGAAATGATAGACAAACTGAATAAAGAAATTATTTCGTTCCTGTATAAAGGTGAAATTCCGGCATAA
- a CDS encoding TonB-dependent receptor — MKNVLICASMLGSMLTFAQEKDSVKANIEEVIINTYIKKDSDYSNKMPLKAIEDPQVFSSINRTILENQAIFTIDDAYRNVTGLQKMWTATSRAGDGGSFVVLRGFPSNNSLRNGLVSPVTTTIDAINIERLEVLKGPSGTLYGSNVASYGGLINRITKKPFDSFEGQVSLMGGSYNTYRAQADVNAPLTKDKKLLFRINTAYTNEGTFQKTDAKNSYFAFTPSLTYNVNDRLQFNVEYEMFNTRAVGDPFFFYLSPALGVDNMKDLEKKGLNYKESYIGDDLYTTARVNNIFGQINYKINDNIKSSTNINSSSSYSDGFGPYFSVGLATDNSLTVSRFDQGTRDSRKKYFQAQQNFNFDYTFGNGMRNRTVVGFDYLKTKDRSRYIYLTVSGAGSFNNPVPANGADYSDFNGTVLGNLYGNPSNIGNFDSDADINTYSGYISNVFTPVTGLNIVFGLRYESNNAKEGKYFMSVVEGYNQSAWSPKAGLVYQIIPDKFSVFGNYQNSFKSNGYYTQDFAGSIALADPERANQFEGGFKANLINGKINASVSYYDIKVKNLLIGTGQFTPTGTSVQTQAGETHSKGVELEVNAYLIKGFSLIGGIAYNDIKDVASGLRPSTGGSPWLANFNASYQFLDGKFKGFGVGIGGNYASENKIFNQLNPVTSNIDKFTLPTYFVLNANAFYDAKKFRIGVKVDNFTNQHYWIGYTTANPQKLINALGTVTYKF, encoded by the coding sequence ATGAAAAATGTACTGATCTGTGCCTCTATGTTAGGTTCTATGTTGACTTTCGCACAGGAAAAAGATTCTGTTAAAGCTAATATCGAAGAAGTTATTATTAATACGTATATCAAGAAAGACAGTGACTATTCAAACAAAATGCCTCTAAAGGCGATCGAAGACCCACAGGTTTTTTCGTCTATCAATAGAACTATTTTAGAAAATCAGGCAATTTTCACGATTGACGATGCGTACAGAAACGTTACTGGATTACAGAAAATGTGGACAGCAACGAGCAGAGCCGGCGACGGAGGATCTTTTGTCGTATTAAGAGGATTTCCTTCCAATAACTCTTTGAGAAACGGATTGGTATCTCCTGTTACCACGACAATAGATGCGATCAACATTGAAAGGCTGGAGGTTCTAAAAGGCCCTTCAGGAACTTTATACGGAAGTAACGTGGCATCTTATGGAGGTCTGATCAACAGAATTACAAAAAAACCTTTTGACAGCTTCGAAGGCCAGGTAAGTTTAATGGGCGGGAGCTATAATACCTACAGGGCTCAGGCTGATGTAAATGCACCGCTTACGAAAGATAAAAAATTACTTTTCAGAATCAATACGGCTTACACCAACGAAGGAACATTCCAGAAGACGGATGCAAAAAACTCATACTTTGCTTTTACTCCGTCATTAACATATAATGTAAATGACAGATTGCAGTTTAATGTGGAATATGAAATGTTCAATACAAGAGCTGTCGGGGATCCTTTTTTCTTCTATCTTTCACCGGCTTTAGGAGTTGATAATATGAAGGATCTGGAAAAGAAGGGATTGAATTATAAAGAATCTTACATCGGGGATGATCTTTACACCACAGCAAGGGTAAATAACATCTTCGGCCAGATCAATTATAAGATCAATGACAACATTAAGTCTTCTACAAACATCAATAGTTCTTCAAGTTACTCGGATGGTTTCGGGCCTTACTTTTCGGTTGGTTTAGCCACCGATAATTCATTGACTGTTTCAAGGTTCGACCAGGGGACAAGAGACAGCCGGAAAAAATATTTCCAGGCTCAGCAGAATTTTAATTTCGATTATACTTTCGGAAACGGTATGAGAAACAGGACGGTAGTAGGTTTTGATTATCTGAAGACAAAAGACAGGTCGCGTTATATTTATTTAACGGTAAGTGGTGCAGGCAGTTTTAACAATCCTGTTCCTGCAAACGGAGCAGATTATTCAGATTTCAACGGCACTGTATTAGGCAACCTTTACGGCAATCCTTCAAATATCGGGAATTTTGACAGTGATGCAGACATCAATACATACAGCGGATATATTTCCAACGTCTTCACACCTGTTACAGGCCTTAATATCGTTTTTGGGCTTCGTTACGAAAGCAATAATGCAAAAGAAGGTAAATATTTCATGTCTGTTGTTGAAGGGTATAATCAATCTGCATGGTCTCCCAAAGCAGGTTTGGTGTATCAGATCATTCCGGATAAATTCTCCGTTTTCGGAAACTATCAGAACAGTTTCAAAAGTAACGGATATTATACGCAGGATTTCGCAGGAAGCATAGCACTGGCTGATCCTGAAAGAGCCAATCAGTTTGAAGGAGGTTTCAAAGCTAACCTTATCAACGGGAAAATTAATGCATCGGTAAGTTACTATGATATCAAAGTAAAGAACCTTTTGATTGGGACAGGGCAGTTTACTCCTACGGGGACTTCCGTTCAGACCCAGGCCGGTGAAACGCACAGCAAAGGGGTTGAATTGGAAGTAAATGCCTATTTGATTAAAGGTTTCTCGCTTATCGGAGGTATTGCTTACAATGACATAAAAGATGTAGCTTCAGGATTAAGACCAAGCACAGGAGGATCACCCTGGTTAGCCAATTTTAATGCAAGTTACCAGTTTCTGGATGGAAAATTCAAAGGTTTCGGAGTTGGTATCGGGGGAAATTATGCAAGTGAAAATAAAATCTTTAACCAGTTAAATCCGGTAACCAGCAATATTGATAAATTCACACTTCCCACTTACTTCGTATTAAATGCCAATGCTTTTTACGATGCAAAAAAATTCAGGATCGGTGTGAAGGTAGACAACTTTACCAATCAGCATTACTGGATAGGGTACACAACGGCAAACCCGCAAAAGCTTATCAATGC
- a CDS encoding GDP-mannose 4,6-dehydratase, which produces MKYLVTGGSGFIGSHLVEQLLKKGHSVISIDNFDDFYDYRIKIKNTLDSVQRFSDFEFSEKEKDIRELVSLTESDSFCLYYQDIRDKKGLEEIFKTHKIDLIIHLAALAGVRPSIERPLDYEEVNIRGTQNLWELGKDFQIKKFVCASSSSVYGNNRKIPFSETDAVDHPISPYAATKRCGEILGHVYHHLYDMDMIQLRFFTVYGPRQRPDLAIHKFTELISENQEIPFYGDGTTARDYTYIDDIIDGITKSIIYLERNLQVYEILNLGENQVVTLNTMVSSIENALGKSAIRKNLPMQPGDVQKTNADITKARTLIGYKPDTNFQNGIKKFVEWFLRK; this is translated from the coding sequence ATGAAATATCTTGTCACCGGCGGAAGCGGTTTTATTGGTTCCCACTTAGTTGAACAATTGCTGAAAAAAGGACATTCTGTCATCAGTATTGATAATTTTGATGATTTCTATGATTATCGCATAAAAATTAAAAATACATTAGATTCTGTTCAGCGCTTTTCGGATTTTGAATTTTCTGAAAAGGAAAAAGATATCCGGGAACTGGTTTCGCTTACAGAATCTGACTCATTCTGCCTGTATTACCAGGATATCCGTGATAAAAAGGGGCTTGAAGAGATATTTAAAACCCATAAAATTGATTTAATTATCCACCTGGCAGCACTTGCAGGTGTAAGGCCTTCTATAGAAAGGCCGCTGGATTATGAGGAAGTCAATATCCGCGGAACCCAGAACCTGTGGGAGCTGGGCAAAGATTTTCAGATTAAAAAATTTGTATGTGCTTCCTCTTCGAGTGTTTACGGAAACAACCGGAAGATCCCTTTTTCTGAAACCGATGCGGTAGACCATCCTATTTCCCCGTACGCTGCAACAAAGAGATGCGGTGAAATTTTAGGCCACGTCTATCACCATTTATATGATATGGATATGATCCAGCTGCGTTTTTTCACCGTGTACGGACCGAGGCAGAGGCCGGATCTGGCCATTCATAAATTCACTGAATTAATTTCGGAAAACCAGGAAATCCCATTTTACGGCGACGGGACGACGGCAAGGGATTACACCTATATTGATGATATTATTGACGGGATTACAAAATCCATCATATATCTGGAAAGGAATCTACAGGTCTATGAAATCCTGAATCTCGGGGAAAATCAGGTTGTCACACTGAACACCATGGTATCGTCCATAGAAAATGCGCTGGGAAAATCTGCCATCAGAAAAAATCTGCCAATGCAGCCCGGAGATGTACAGAAAACCAATGCCGATATTACCAAAGCCAGGACACTAATCGGCTACAAACCTGACACAAACTTCCAAAATGGCATAAAAAAATTTGTGGAATGGTTTTTGAGAAAATGA
- a CDS encoding DUF2795 domain-containing protein: MYWTLELASYLSDAPWPMTKAELIDYAIRTGAPMEVVENLQAIEDEGEIYDAIDEIWSDYPTDEDYLWNEDEY, encoded by the coding sequence ATGTACTGGACATTAGAATTAGCTTCATATTTAAGTGACGCACCATGGCCAATGACTAAGGCAGAGCTTATCGACTATGCAATCCGAACTGGTGCACCGATGGAAGTAGTAGAAAATCTTCAGGCAATTGAAGATGAAGGGGAAATCTATGATGCGATCGATGAGATCTGGAGTGATTATCCTACGGACGAAGATTATCTTTGGAACGAAGACGAATATTAA